In Cellulosilyticum sp. I15G10I2, the genomic window CTGCTTCTCCACATAAAGTATAATTACGGTTATGATATTGCATCATATTCCTTATACCTTCTCGAATCACAAACTCATCTTCTACAACAAACACTTTATACATGTCTATCCCCCTTGGTGATTGGAAGTTTAAATGTTATTTGAGTCCCTTCTCCATACTCACTGTTAATCCATAAGCCAACTGTCCCTTCATAGTATAAACGTATTCTTCTATGTACATTATAAATACCAAAGCCCATATCTGGAAGCACATCATCCTGCCTCAGCATTTCTCTTAAGCTTTCTAATTTTTCTGGTAGAATGCCTATACCATTATCTTCAACACAAAAACAGCTCCATTTCCCCTCTTGCCAACCTTTAATATGAATGAATCCAAGCCCTCGCTTATTTTTTATACCATGATAAATAGCATTTTCCACTAAGGGCTGCAACAATAATTTAAGCATAGGTACATCGTTCAAATGAGGGTCAATCTCAATACTATAATCTAAAATATCGCCATATCGTATGGATTGAATAATAAGATAGTTGCGTACATGTTCTATTTCTTGGGCAGTGGTAATCCAATCTTTTCCTTTACTTAAAGAAATCCTGAAAAAATTTGTAAATGCCAGCGTAATCCTAATAACTTCCTGATGCCTTTTTTGTTCAGCAAACCAAACAATAGTATCAAATGTATTATATAAAAAGTGGGGCGTAATCTGAGCCTGCAGTGCCTTCATCTCAGCTTTTTGTACTTTCCGCTGTTCTTCTATACTGCAATCTATTAAGACCTTGATTCTTTCAGCCATAATATTTAGACTGTGTGTAAGATCTTTTAATTCTTCCACCTCTGGCTCCTCTGCCCTTACAGATAAATCTCCTTCAGCGATTTGTCTAGCCATATACTCTAATTTCAAAATCGGAAAACCAATTTTATAATTAACTGACTTAAAGCCAATGACAGCAAATCCTATGACAAGTGCACAAATAGTAGCAACCAGCAGTGTACTGACTAAGGTAATTCTTTGAATAGACTGATTGACCCTGCCTATATCTTCAATTTCTACCCGAATAAATTCCTGTAACACCTCAGAGACTAAAACGGATACTCCCCTAATCTCTTCTAGAGTCTTTTCACTTTCTGCCACTCTCTCCTGCGTATTTATTTGAACCCCTATTTTATCTACATAGGCTGTCAGTGTCATCATCGCCCTTTGGGCTACTTCTATAAGCTGCTTGCCTTTTTTGTCATTGGTTCGATTGACTAAGTTACTCAGTGCATGATCAATCCGCCCAATCATTA contains:
- a CDS encoding sensor histidine kinase, translated to MRKKIDRIRPKSIKQRLRSSYFIIIVMLISPCIFSWIFLNVLTNKYNRLITNIEEANRLNIIVKSDIPSEMWSIVVGHKLFDESNQYVMIGRIDHALSNLVNRTNDKKGKQLIEVAQRAMMTLTAYVDKIGVQINTQERVAESEKTLEEIRGVSVLVSEVLQEFIRVEIEDIGRVNQSIQRITLVSTLLVATICALVIGFAVIGFKSVNYKIGFPILKLEYMARQIAEGDLSVRAEEPEVEELKDLTHSLNIMAERIKVLIDCSIEEQRKVQKAEMKALQAQITPHFLYNTFDTIVWFAEQKRHQEVIRITLAFTNFFRISLSKGKDWITTAQEIEHVRNYLIIQSIRYGDILDYSIEIDPHLNDVPMLKLLLQPLVENAIYHGIKNKRGLGFIHIKGWQEGKWSCFCVEDNGIGILPEKLESLREMLRQDDVLPDMGFGIYNVHRRIRLYYEGTVGLWINSEYGEGTQITFKLPITKGDRHV